CAAGGAGCAGGGGGAAAGAAGAGGGGAGGCGAGGAGATCCCGGTGCGCCCCCTACCTTGGGCCGGGGTGGCTTGTGGGCggccctccgcggcggcgggtggcagcGAGCCTAGaaacgcgcggcggcggcgctacggagctaggagagagggggctagaggtggcggaggtggttgtggggcggaggagcggcgcgggggtCCCTTTATAGGGCGAGTAAGGCGATGGCGAGGCCGGGGCAGGTGGCGGTCtggcgagcggtgcggggcgCTTTAATGGCGTCCGGcgtcgcgacgcggcggcgcgggcggcgaggccagCACTGGTGATGGGATGGCTCGGGCAGGCGTGCGCGGGGTAGGCGGTGCAGTGCTTGGCGGTGGGAggcgcggcgagcaggggcgcgtGCCCCACGTGGGTGCAGTGCGCAcgcaggcggccggcggtgatggcggcacAGGAAGGCTGTGGCGagtcgacgggcggcgcggcgaggctcgGGGCTCGTGGAACGCATGACGCGCGGGGCAGTGCAGGGAAGGCGGGGCGTGCGGTGTGTGGGTGCGGCGTgcacggctcggcgcggcgagccCGTGCCCGTGCGCGGCCCAAGGGGGTTGTTTGGCGCGGCGGGGTGCAGGGCCGAGGGAAGAGGCGCGCGCGTGGGCAGGGAGCCGGGAGCGGCCGGGGCGAGCGCGGGGAGCCGAGGCCGGGCGTGCACGGCCGAGCAACGCTCGGGGGCGTGCGGGAGCGGGGCAGAggtgaggaaggagagagaaggaaaagaaaataggaaaataaaaagaaaaatggggaaaaagagaaaagaaaaagagagagatgctCGGTGGCAATCGCGGCGTCGACCGCGGCTGCACGCGTATGCGCGTTGGTCGGGCTtggcgcggcggtcggcggTACGCGATGCATGGAACATGAAAAAGAGAGGAACGAGACCGCGACTGATTTTGGGTGTCGGGCAGGACTCTGAGGGGACAGGTTTAGGGTTCAGAGTTTTAGGAAGATTTTACGCTCAACgatggaaaaaaaaatattttagcacTTGATTTAATTTAGGtaaattttgggatgttacgcatctaaacacaccctgtgTGTGGCTAGGCTatgggaagcagcagcagccctgCAGAGTGTTGAGAGGCTAGATCAGTCCAAGCGTGCTCCTCCTGTGCACCGAACTCAACTCATGTTTGGAAGAGGAACGCCTGGGAATGTTGGGATCAAGGCCATGCCCGGATCTTgagtaagaagaagaagaggacctCGTCCTCTCCAGCAGGACCTCgtccctcctcgtcctcctctcgCCATCTCTGACGGCATCACGCATGTCCACACCGGAGATGCTCCtcctcccgctgccgccgatcatcgccgccgcaccgccgctgaAGGAGCTTCTGGCGCTCATGCTGCTGTTGCACCGGAGCATCTGCCCGTTGTACCCCCTGGCGCGGAGCTCGGGCCACGGgtactctcctcctcctcctcctcctgctgctgcttctgatGAGAAGAATGGCCCCTCagactgccgctgctgctgctttctgCTGCTCTTCTTGTGTACGAGGAGGCCCCAGATGCTCCACCCTCTGATCCCCTTCTTGTTAGGCGGAGGCGGCTGCTTGCTCGCCGGATTCTGACGAGgatgccgagccgagccgaagcTCCCGGAGAAGTCGTCGTCCCTGCAGTACTGGTGGTGGACGAGCACGCTCTGCGCCTCGTGATgatagtggtggtggtggtacagCCGCTCTGCGGCGATGGCCGGCGACACCCTGGCATTGCCGTTGGGattcgtcgccgccgtcgccctgctgGTGGGCGGCTCGCCGCCGTTGTAGGCGACGGCGTCGGAGAATGAGTTGCGCCCAGAGTTGGCGGAGCGGTCCACGCTTCGCCGCCtcctgctggagctggaggagtCCAGGTAGTAGTCCCTCGTCTGCGCGgtgccgccgggcgccgccgccgcccctgcattGCCgtagccgtcgccgtcgccgtagtAGTAGTAGTCTTCCTCCACGGGGATTTGCCCGTCGGAGCGCGGGACCGGCGGGGGCGCCGTGTCGTCGTCCTCTTCCACGGACAGGGACAGCAACGTGGCGGGCAGGCGAGCCATCAGCGctggcaccggcaccggcaccggcccCGACCGGGGGTCTGCGTCGCAGGAGGGGCGGTGGCGCTGCCCGCCGGGCATCTCCGGCTCCTTCTTGCTCTTGCGGCGCCATTGCTGCAGCTTCCTGCCCAGGAGGCCCCCCACGAAGGACTTtctcgaggaggaggaggcggcgtcttGTTCGTGGGGCCGCGCGGCCGCCTCGTCCTGATACTGATAATAATCCAGCTCCTCCGGCACCGCCGCCACAGTGGGGATGGGCTGCTGGTGGCGGAAGAGGTCGCAGGAGCGGCGCTGCggctccatggcggcggcagagCGCGCGTAGGAGAAGGACTTGCAACGGCGGAGGTCGGCGGAGGAGGGCGGTtggaggccggcgaggcggTCGCGGAGGCAGGCGGGGCAGAAGCCGGTGACGGCGACGCCGGGGTGGAGGCGGCACACGGAAGGATCCATCGTCATATCCATGCGTGCGTACTAATTAACTCTTGGCTCAATAATCAACGCTCCAGTTCATGATCGGAGGACAAGCAAGCTATAGCTAGCTGTCTTCTTTTTcctgttgttcttcttcttcttcttaaggAATCTACTGGTACTTGCTGtcttgtctctctctctcttgtgtgTGTCTCCTATGGAAGGCCCCCAGCTGAGCtgcaggggaagaagaagaagaagaagaatagaGGCCTAGCTGCTGCTTTGGCTTCTTCGATGATCCCCAATTTTGAGTGAGCACTCCTGAAGCTCGGCTGCTATGCTGGGCAGGCAAAAAAGGAGAGTGAAGAGAAGCCAACAGAGAGAAGGACACAGTCGACACTGCCTGACTGAGCTAGCAGCAGGGGTTACTAAACAGCTAGACAGACACACACGCGCACACGTACAGAGAGGCTCTCGCAGCTGCTGCCGCtgtcctcttttccttttccccctGCTTCCTTCTTTACGCTTTCGCTTTTGCTTTGCTACTCGATCCATGCATCCTCATTCAGATGCATGTCCCATCTCTACCACCAgcttgggtgtgtttagttggtaaaaaaaatttgaattttggtgcACATTTCGTTTTTAgttgacaaataatatttaattataaattaattatgtttaaaagattcatctcgtagtaatcagttagactgtataattagttatttttttcaatgctCTATGCATGTATCCAAAGATTTTATGTAACGGGTAATGTAAAAAAAATGGTACTAAACAGGGCCAAAAACAATGTGCTGCACTGTTCAGGAATGCTCCTTCCAGCAATAGCAATTTATTATTATCTGCCACATGTACATATATACCCAGCTGGAGCTCCCTACCTGCTAGCTTAGCAGCTAACAACACTTGTCTACACAGCCGGTTTTCCGTTGCTTCTGATCTTGTCTTCTCTGCCTTTTTCCTTTACCTTCTTTATATTACCTTTATTATATTTCTTATCaacccgccccccccccccccccccccccggtgatTAGTTTGTCTTCAAGACGAGCCCATGCACTTCTTATAGAGCAAGTTATTATAATAAGATGACGCTTGCAGGCTGTAGGGATTGTCACATTATATTTATGCTGAGGCGAACAGGAGAAGCGAGTTGCAAGCTTACCCAGCTCAGACACATATTTCAAGATATACcttatgaaaaataaaatggaTCTTGTATTAACAATGAAATCTATATCAACAATGGACTATTACACGAGTTGTATGTTGGATGGACTGTAAGGGCGTTCGCAATAGTTAGCTATTTATTTACTAGCTAGATCTGATGTGGcaacaaaaaaatagaaaagagaatagTCACTAGCGACGAGCAAATAGCTGATATATTTCACGTAATCCAAGAATATGTGAGAGGAGTGTGTGGGTCCAATAGTATaaaatagtcttttcttttatctCTCACCTCCATATTAGCAGACTATGTAGTTAGTACTATATATTACCATTGCGGATGCTCTAATTGATGTGGTAGTAGTATAAAGTGAGACTAAATTATTAGCCATGCTCTTAGGTGTCTTGATGGAGTGGACCTGATGGCCAGCTAGCAaggcaagggggggggggggggaggcaggggggggggggggggctaagccaaccatgcatgcatgctgtaTAATAATGATGGTGATGATAATACTCCCAATGCAACAACACTACAGGATGTGCATCATGAACCGCGATGATAATTATATATCATTATTATCATTCCAATGCAAGCTAAGGCAGGGACAAGCCTCAGGCAGGCATGCTTGCTTGCTTTATTAATTTGACTACATATATCTATCTAGTAGCGTGCAAATGCATAGGGTTTAGCCAATGTAATGTTGTTGTCGACCCACACTTGCCGTTGCTTGTCGCTGTTCAacattgtcatcatcatcaacatTCTTGTGGTGCTACCATAGCTAGGCTAGCAGCTAGCTAGTACCACTAAATCCTGTATGCATGCATGATATAGCTCAGCTGCCTGCAGTCATGCACAACAATCTCAGTCGATATACCAGACCTATGTATTCATAGTTTTTTTAGGTAAAGAGAGTGCTTTATTAAATAGATGGATAAAATATAACGTTACAATCACTGTACTGGCTCATAGTTTAATCAAGAAGAGATCGAGATCGACCCAGTCAAAATCACACTTTGTTTTGTTGGCAACcagcagcagtatttttctctcacactaaatTAACACCAATCATCAGctagccagcagtatttttctctcagcaaatcagcaccagcaacCAGTCATATCCAGCCGAATGAACAGAGTAAATAGAATGGGGCGAATCTCTAAAAAgggggaaaaggagaagaaaatatAAGAATATATAAGAATATATAGCCATATAGGTCGTATTGTCCATGacagtatatatataaaaatacaATGCGTGCGTATAGAAAGAATAGATCGCAGCGCTGCGTCTGCATCATCTGCCATTTCTGCATGCATCTGCGTGGAGCGAGCGAGGCCCAACCACAGTACCAATTCTCACTGATGACTCTAGCGGCTAGCTGCTTTATTTGCCGATCGCCTTTGCTTTCACCATTTCCAAGGGTTTTCATAGCTTTCCGATTGTTTTCTTCCGGTCCGGCACCAATGCATGCATCGATTCGCGTCGATCCCTTTTCTTTCTACTGTTTTGAATTCTAACATCTGTTTTGAATTCTACTGTCCCATTTGGCTACAAGTGTTGTTGTATTCGTCACAAAATCAGACACACTGCCCATCAAAGATTGCATCCAccgtatgcatgcatgcatacataCTCTAATAAACTTGACATGCAGGCACATCACAACTAGTCAAGTATCTAATCTACTTTACCCTAAAACCAAATCCATCTACGCCTTTGCCGGCAGGCAAGCTTCTGCATTAGTGCATTCTTCGAGAAATTCTTCAGATCCAACGTGCTTCCTGGGATGAGAACGAAATTGACTAAAGGCAAAaactgaaaagaaaaaggggaaaagaaaagatgttTGGACCGAGGCGCACGCGCCACTTACCAGATCCAAGAAGGATCCATCCATGGTCCACGGACACGAGTACAAGACAGCAGCTTGTTGCTTGCATTGAGTGTGTAGTTGAGGCCTTGAGCCCCCCCAGCCCACTCCAGTTTTTCATCCCTGTTTCTAATAACTAAGATAGCTGGCGCGTATTtatctatttcttttttttgaagtaaacaGCAGGAGCACTACTATAAGCTGCACAGTAGGATAGCAGTAAGTTGCAAGTAGACTGCCATGATCAATGGACAACTttaatctatctattatcttaatacaatagtgttaaaagaagccatcacgttcgtcgagagggtctagaaattcttacattaatctaaaaaaggtAAGAATTTGTactgttggattttatgaagatctaaccgTCTATATTATTCTGaaaaatctattatcttattaatcgctctcaaggcctaaaaattcccacattaatcggagaaaaatagaaaaataaaaattacccaatactgccattatgataaaaattagcctaaaatacccctgtggctaattaaaaatcacccaccaatgccattatgaaaaattaaatataaatatcatttagctatgtatcagttacaaatatattaaaaaaacgGAGCCtctacgttcgctctcaaggcctaaaaattctcacgttaatcggagaaaaatatataaaaaaattacccACTACTGACATTAccataaaaattagcctaaaatacccctatggctaattaaaaatcaccaatgccattatgaaaaattaaatataaaatatcatttagctatgtatcagttacaaatatatactattaataaaaactaaagctaacaacaatcaatcaaaataaaaagaaaataagaataatcatctgcataatattattaaaactcaacaaatcaaattgttattataggtagatcatagttgaattgttttaatcaacaataagacatagtttacgataatgaacaggatgatgtatagttaaaaaaatataacgtttaagtaaggatacaacgatatgtaaatttttgaatttttaatactagccgcgcaaatgcgcgggctgtaCACCTAGTTTATATCATATAACAAAACCATATAACATAAAATTCATATTGAATAAAAAGTTTGTATTTCCTATTAGAGTCGGAGTCCATTGTTTTAGCAGCATAATAGGTCTAGCTGTACTAGGAATCAAGAAAGGTAACATGCcaggataaaaaaaataaagaaggtCACGTCAATCAACTATAGCGTGTAGATCAATTCCAAGATCTTTTGAAACAAAATCCAAGATAATTAAATTTTGTTACTTCTCCATaagttttgaaaagaaaaagatagtAACAAAGACAATATTTCATTAATTCAGTAGAAATTTATTTTGTTGCCCATGTCTTCATCGATTTTGTTCATACTAATGATCTTCTTGCTTGCCGTTGTTTGATGAGATATTAGACTTGGActcaaaaaaaggaagaaagagGCGACATGCTCCGTTTCATGCCAGGTTTCAAAAAGGCAACCAGCATGCAGCAAGAGTACATATGCACGTGAATAATAATGAAGGTCTGGATAAGCTAGCGTCACTAATCATGCATTGGCATCGGCAATGAAGTATTCATCCCAATTAGAAAATAAAAGGCGGTGATGGAGAGGATGGACACAAAAGCAGATTTAGAAACGGAAGGTAGCGGTGGTCGAGTGGTTGAGCGGTCGAGCAAGACGGCATAGCTTGGATCGCGGCCATGGATTGCAAAGACGTGCGATGCAGGAGCCGAGAACAGATGTGTGATGTGAACGAGTATGCAGGATTCTACAGGCTGTCCAGAACTTTGCAGGCGTGCAACACACAACATGATTCGGTGGGTTGGCGGCATAGCCCATGCCGCTTGCAACCATAAACACATATATTCTCGCGATATAATATAAATGCAATTGCTACAATTAATTTTGTCTTGCACTAACTTTTCTAGCTAGCAGTAAGGATTTTTCCATTTTATTCTGGCCGGATAGCTCTAACAACTTGGACAGGGATTTGTCAATTGAATCCCAAGTATTTGGAGAGTTTTCTCGCTTTATGAAGAGCTTCAATAAGTCAGCACatcaaaaagagaagaatatacACTATTAGAAATTACTAGTCAAATATGCTCGTGCGTTGCAACAGGCAAATCTGGTATAAGTATCGGATACGTATAGTATATTAATTTGCGGGGATCTACGTGATCGAGCCGCGGAGGGAAGGCTGGTCCGACTTGCATACGGAATGGACTAAGACCCACCTGTCAGTAACACAGGACAGACCTAACAAAAAAATTAGGTGGAAACTTTACGTGttttaatttaaaaaataaataatggtGTAGACTAGCCTAAAGAGTCAATATAAAAAACCactaataaataaatatttggaattaaaaataaaattaataaaatgGAGAATTTGACTTTAACAAGATATACCACTAGGGGACAAGTCAATTATTCCAGTAGATACTTAGGTGCTGACAATAGCGACAGATGGCTCATTTGTACGATTTTAAGTGTGCAATAGATAGCTCTCTACAATTTTTGGAGTTATATATGACAATTTGAGCACCTAAAGATTATCACATTTCACagacagaggagagggagaggggctgACATGGCTTGCAGACTGCTTTATAGAGTCGTTGGCCTACCAATTGATAATTAATAATTTTAACAAACCTATATATCCAGCCTGCATAATGTGTGTTTTGTTCAACACTAAACAGTAGCAAATTGATTTTCTATCCGCTTCCGATTTCTTTTGTGTAAACTCTGCCATTCTATATAGAGCCGCTGAAGGCGTACAGCTGCTACATTAGTAAGAGATTAATGTATAAACTACTATAGATTTCCAAACAAGTTCAACATATATTCTCACTTTAATTgttatagacaaatctatgaCCATGGTGATAAGATGGACAGCAGCGCTATTCATTTGGCATAGTGAATGTATAGTGGAAAGCACAACATTGAGATGGCATCCAGAGCTAGGCACTCAGCAACAGTTGGCAATTAGCGTGATCGGTTTTCGTGCAGGGTGTGAGCGCTATAGAATGGTTTGATGTCAACTTAGACAatctagctacccgcgctatttgcgcggACCATCTCACTAGTTTGTACTATTGAAAATGAATGTGTGACAGTTCTTTCATTCATGTACAACAGCCAGCCTCGTCAAACTTAACAGATGGCCAtatctaacaaaaaaaaatactgcAAATGATCATTTTCTTGTATATATTCATACATCAGTAATTTGATCCGAAGCACGGAAAAAAGGTATCTGTGACAAACTATATCTCGAAGTGGAAACTTTATGCCTCCGATCAGCAACCAACGCAGCATATAGAGAAAAGAAATCTGCAATAAATGTGAGATATCCTGAGAAGGAATTATAATACTTTGTAGTAACAACAAATTAATTAAACTAACTACAACATATTCAGGAAATGTATCACAATCTAAAAAGTGATAGTCATCTAAATTTGTAGTAACAACAAATCAATTACTAACTACAACATATTCTGGATCATGAATTACCTTTGGTGAACATGCAACAATGCATAGATAAACTTGTATTATACATAACTAATGGAACTGAATGAAATAAGCAATGATCCAACTATTGTTATTAGATGAACTTCATTGTAGTAGGCTAATGCCACCAGCAAGCCTTCCATTGTCCCCACGAGATGGATCTCCAGCAATGATGCCTCCAAAAAGGTAACGACGCCAGTGGCGTCATCGTCGCTTGTCCAACAAGTGGACATGGTTTTCACCCAGAGGAATCCGCGCAGAAGGAATGGGCTCTAGGATGGCGCCCCTAACCGGGAGAACGACACCCTCTGGCACCATCGTCATCGCCACCAGCAAGAAACCGACGAGACTTTTGCCCGGAGAATCTCATTCCTAGCTGCACGCCTACAACCCAGCAAACCACGGAAGTCTTCTTGTCCTCAGTCGCGCTATCGCACACCGCGCCGCCTCACCAAGCCTAATTGCTCTCACCAGCTGCCGATGACGTGGaatctccgccgccgctggggcAGACCCACCGAGGTGCCTTGCCACACCGTCGCACGTCAGGACATCTCCACCATGCGCGCCCAGCCACACATGCACCTCTAGCGCCGCTTGGCTGCTCACCGAGGCGAAGCCCCTGGCCACACATGCTGCCAGGCGAGGGCTGGCTCGCTGCACAGGCCCCGACCCAGGGGCGCCACCAACACCGCGTGGCTACTGCATCAGATGGCCacaggcggccgccgccggagccgcatCCCGCCGCACCTGTCAAAGGACCGCACCACCGCCACACCCGCGAAGATCCACGCCCACGGGGGACGGATCTAGCAGCCCGGATCGCCACTGCCACAATGGCCATGGCCAGCGCCACCACGACCTCCCAGGCCGCGTCCTTCACCCGACGCCCCGCAGACCACGAAAAGGCCCATCGCCGCCATCCTAGCAGGGACACGGACTTCCGGTGCCCTGCTCCGGCAACGGCGAGGTGGAGAGGAGGGTAGGTagtgggtggcggcggtggaggacggTGAGGTGCTGCCCGAGTCGCCTCCCAGGAAGAGACAACAGGGGAGCCCGAGTCATGGATGGGCTACGCATGTTCAGTTTTGAGACGGGTGTACTGCAAACGAAGCTTCATTTTTTGCAAGACAGGGTAAAATACTGTTGACGTCTTGGGCCCCAACTCCATGAGGCGATATCAGGAGAATAGGAGAAGGTCGTTCAAAGGAAAGAAcagtgagaaaaaaaaaagaaagaaaagagggCCGGTCTTTCTCCAGTCGTGTGATCTACTGGCCACCAAGCCTCGCACTCAGCTGGCCTTCTGCTCCCCGCGCTTGCTAAGTTGCTACTAGCTGCTGCTTTTTTTGCTGCTGGCGCGGAGAAGAAATCATGGGCCGTGGGCCTATTCAATGGGCTGCTCTTGGACTTTAAAGATGAAAACATTACTTACTGCCAGAAGAGGCCGTGGGCCT
This genomic interval from Panicum virgatum strain AP13 chromosome 8K, P.virgatum_v5, whole genome shotgun sequence contains the following:
- the LOC120645327 gene encoding protein OCTOPUS-like, producing MDMTMDPSVCRLHPGVAVTGFCPACLRDRLAGLQPPSSADLRRCKSFSYARSAAAMEPQRRSCDLFRHQQPIPTVAAVPEELDYYQYQDEAAARPHEQDAASSSSRKSFVGGLLGRKLQQWRRKSKKEPEMPGGQRHRPSCDADPRSGPVPVPVPALMARLPATLLSLSVEEDDDTAPPPVPRSDGQIPVEEDYYYYGDGDGYGNAGAAAAPGGTAQTRDYYLDSSSSSRRRRSVDRSANSGRNSFSDAVAYNGGEPPTSRATAATNPNGNARVSPAIAAERLYHHHHYHHEAQSVLVHHQYCRDDDFSGSFGSARHPRQNPASKQPPPPNKKGIRGWSIWGLLVHKKSSRKQQQRQSEGPFFSSEAAAGGGGGGEYPWPELRARGYNGQMLRCNSSMSARSSFSGGAAAMIGGSGRRSISGVDMRDAVRDGERRTRRDEVLLERTRSSSSSYSRSGHGLDPNIPRRSSSKHELSSVHRRSTLGLI